TGCATATTCCGGCATATAAACGGATGGGCTGGTTGTTCGTCGGCAGAACAAAGGAAGCACTTTGGCAACAGAAACGGGAAAATCCGGAGTCGTTCTACCGCGATTGGTTTGATGCGGATACTATTAAAGGGAAGGCTATTTTGGGCCACGATCTAACTAATCTGATCTGCAGGCAGATTATCGATCACCACTTCGAGGCGAAAACGAAGGAGTTTTTAATGGCCAGACTCATCACTACATCGTTGGAGGAAGGTCTTTTGGAGAACTTGGACAAGCTTTATCAGGCCTTTAACGACGAATATCCTTCAAGTGCGTATGCTACGCATTTTCGAGCTGGTTTTGAAGAGAAAATGAAAGCTTATCAGCGCCCGTTGAATGAGCAAATGAAGTTATTGGACAGTACAGGCACAGCTTTTGAAACCATAGAGGGGCTATTGCAACAGTTTGCAGGTAAGGTCGTTTTTTTAGACATGTGGGGTACATGGTGCGGCCCCTGTAGATCAGAACTTCAGGCACATTCAGAGGAGATTCGTAACGGTTTTAAGGACGATGAAGTGGTATTTCTATATGTTGCAAACCATGATATCAACAATACGGCTGTTTGGAGAAAACTCATCCCTTACTATAATTTGGAGGGTCATCATATTCTGGCCGGAAGGGCTTTAACAGACGATATCATGAAAAAAACAGGAGGGAGAGGATTTCCTACCTATATCATCGTGGATAAAGGAGGAAATTATCGGCTGGCTGAAACACAATATCCTATGGATGCCAATAAGCTGGTTGCCCAGCTGAAGCAATTGTTGTCTTCAACCGACTGCGTCCAATAGTGCATCCTATGACAACCAACTGTAAATACCGACTATGAGATGCTGTTTGATTTTATTAGAGACGTTAAAACCCCCATAAACCGGTCCGCCAAGGCATTGTAATAAAGCGTGATATATAATTTTTGAACAATATGAAGCATCCATTGACTCCTTGTCTTTTTATATTCATCCTACTGAATTTTTATTCTACGATATCCTTTTCGTATCAAGAGGCCAAAAAAGCTACGCTAGCTGGACAGATCACCAATTACGATTCCAAAACATCCGTTACATTGTTTATAAATAGACTTGGACAGATAAACGAACCCCTGCAAATACAGCCTGATAGTAACGGAAGGTTCCATACAACCTTTGAGGTTTATAATCCCACCGATGCCTGGCTAACTTATCATGCAAACTTTCTGATCTTGGTCCACCCCAATGATAGTTTGTATATCGAATTTGATGGCAGCAAAAACGGCAGACCCCAACTTCTATCAACAGTGCAATTCGGAGGTGACAGAGCGGAAACCAACCGGGATATTGCCCTTTTTCAAAAAATGTATTTTTCAAATGAAATATATACCAACCGGGATAATCAGACAAAGGCTGTGAAAGAACTGGAAACAGAAGACTATTTAGCATTTAATGATATAATCAGGCGGAAGGGCCAGGCGTTATATGAAGCGTTTATTCAAAAACATCAGCCGAATCAAGAAAGCAGACAATGGGCTTCCTTTTTCATCGAGGACGATTATTATAATAATATCCATTTTTATCCGATGGATCATAGAGAATCAAGGCACCTGGAATGGACAGACACTTCCTGGGTTGTTCCGAAAGGTTATTTTGAGAAGCTTAGGGAACGATTACCCCTAACTTTATCCAATTTAATGAACACATATTCCCTTAACAGTTTTGCAAATGCCTTCACTTCTTATGTAAACGAAAAACTGAGGGGTGAACACAAGGTCGGCGATAATTGGGGCGTTTCTCCGGCGGGAGGTTTGATGGCACCGAGCCAATCTGTTGATTCAATAAAAATTCACGGCATAATAAAATACGTCCCCGACAGCCTTTTAATGGAAATCATGCTGACCAATGTTTTTTTCGATGCTTTAAAAAAACAAAATATAGCGCCCTATGAAAAATATTATTACATCGCCGAAGACTTTATAAAACAGCCATATTTAAGGGAACCACTTTATCAATTGTATCTCGAAACAAAGAATAGGATAGAAAAACCCGAGTTCTACAGCGAAGCGATTTTTAGAGATGTAGCCTCCTCAGGTTCAAAAGAAGTTTTTGATGAAATTTTAACCGCGAACAAAGGCAAGATCATCTATATCGATCTATGGGCTACATGGTGCGTCCCGTGCTTAGCTGAATTTCCCAATTCTAGAATAGTAGAGAATGAATTGAAAGACAGTGTGAGTTTTGTATACATATGCATTGACTCAGAAAAAGACAGGTACCTGTCCACGGTTTCCAAATATCAGTTGGGAGGGCAGCACTATTTTTTATCGAACCAACAGAGCCAAGAGCTAAGACAAATGTTGGGGATAAATGGCATTCCCTATTATATATTAATTGATCAAAAGGGGGTAGTAAAGGAGCAGGGAAACCATTTGAGACCACCTAGCATAAAAGAAAAAATAAAAAAATTATAGACGAATACCTTGTTAGTGCAGGTTTTTCTCCGATGATCAGCCGACCAATAAACTTTCATCCGGAAGACAACGCGGATGTGACCCCACGATATAACGAACAAGATATGAATGATCGTTTCCTTCTTTTTCCCTTTCGATAAAGATATTGTCCAATACTGAACATCAAATGTTCGAAAACGGACAGTTAATCGTGTTTCATGTAAATTATCTATCTCATTATCAGAAGGTATTGATTTTGGCGTAACAAATGATACTTTTATAAAAATAAGCCAACGATTAAAAGTTTAGCGCATGATCAAGAACTACTTCAAGATAGCATGGCGAAATCTGGTAAGAGCCAAAGGATACGCATTTATCAATATTTTTGGATTAGCCTTTGGTATGGTTGGTACAATGCTTATTCTGCTGTGGGTTCAGCACGAACTTAGTTTTGATAAGTTTTATTCAAAAAGCGAACGCTTATATGAAGCCTATCTGCAATTGCCTTTTGATGGAGAGATTAGAAGCATGAACGCTACTACACAGCCATTGGCACCGGCACTGGTAGACGAAATATCGTCGGTTGAGCGCGCTACGAGATTCCGTGCTGCTGGCGAGTTTCTTTGGAAAGTGGGAGATAAATCCTTCCGGCAGAAAGAAGTTTATGTAGATCCCGAATTTCTTTCCATGTTTGATGTCAAACTCTTACAGGGAGACGAAAGCACAGCTTTGGCTGATCCGCGGGGTGTGGTAATCAGCGAACGCTTTGCCGAAAAACTATTTGGCCATCAGCCTGCAATCAATAAGCAGGTTTCTCTCAATGACACTTTACAGGTAACAATCAGAGGTGTTTATGAAAACATGCCCGCTAATAGTCGGTTCCGTTCGGTAGACGCGCTTTTCTCTTGGTCATTTTATGTAGCAAACTATGGATATGATGAAAATTGGACAAACCTTTGGTTACAAACGTTTGTGGAAGCCAAAGCCGGTGTTTCTGAGCAACAGCTTAATCACCAGATCAAAGATGTCGTACAGCGACGGATAGAGGGTTATAATGGAATTATCTTCTTGCATCCTGCCGCGAAATGGCATTTATGGTCAAGATTCGAGAATGGCGTAAATACAGGGGGTCGTATTGAAACGGTCAGGATGTTTAGCCTAATCGCCTGTTTTATCCTGTTGATCGCCTGTATAAATTTTATGAACCTCAGTACTGCCAGAAGCGAGCAGCGGGCAAAAGAAGTAGGTATACGGAAAGTTTCGGGTGCAAAAAAAGGTATACTGATCGGTCAGTTTATTGGCGAATCTATACTATTAGCCTGTTTATCAGCCTTAATCGCGATGATAATCATACTGGGGGTATTGCCAACTTTCAGTAATCTTATTGGTGGACCATTGCATATTCCTATAAAAAGCAGCTGGTTTTGGGTAGCTTCAATTGGCTTTGTTTTATTAACAGGTTTGCTAGCTGGAAGTTACCCAGCGTTGTTTCTCTCTTCGTTCAGCCCTGCGAAAGTGTTGAAAGGATCTTTTAAGGTTTCCTCCTCAGCTTTTTCAGCCAGAAAAATATTGGTTGTTTTGCAATTTACCTTTGCAATAACACTTATAGCCTGTACTTTTATCGTTCGGAAGCAGATTCAATATACGCAAAATAGGGATGCCGGGTATCAAAAGGATCAGTTAATCTATCATGATATCGAGGGAGATATAGGGAAAAATTATGAACTGATCCGTAGGGAGCTGATAGACAAAGGAATTGCTCTTTCTATGAGCAAAACTTTTTCACCCCTGTCC
This Olivibacter sp. SDN3 DNA region includes the following protein-coding sequences:
- a CDS encoding TlpA disulfide reductase family protein, producing MANHVFSDRFLFVLTVCGVFFFTISYQQCLSQTVSGKILGKKVDSINFYFPAEQLGSSEQEISSVYPDTTGRFEFSKSVASGTFLQGFIFGKDRVLWDRQFYLSPTDSLSLLIKFAGDSNQVETQVSGRGSQHNQPLGFSLFYTDLEVFREDTAPDRVLGHLAADRAKKEQLFSDYIVKYQPQNAFVKDVKTQLVYSQTYHYYHFLENNKFQIRESFERNNGLWYQALDSLLTITPKQNDALLHIPAYKRMGWLFVGRTKEALWQQKRENPESFYRDWFDADTIKGKAILGHDLTNLICRQIIDHHFEAKTKEFLMARLITTSLEEGLLENLDKLYQAFNDEYPSSAYATHFRAGFEEKMKAYQRPLNEQMKLLDSTGTAFETIEGLLQQFAGKVVFLDMWGTWCGPCRSELQAHSEEIRNGFKDDEVVFLYVANHDINNTAVWRKLIPYYNLEGHHILAGRALTDDIMKKTGGRGFPTYIIVDKGGNYRLAETQYPMDANKLVAQLKQLLSSTDCVQ
- a CDS encoding TlpA disulfide reductase family protein translates to MKHPLTPCLFIFILLNFYSTISFSYQEAKKATLAGQITNYDSKTSVTLFINRLGQINEPLQIQPDSNGRFHTTFEVYNPTDAWLTYHANFLILVHPNDSLYIEFDGSKNGRPQLLSTVQFGGDRAETNRDIALFQKMYFSNEIYTNRDNQTKAVKELETEDYLAFNDIIRRKGQALYEAFIQKHQPNQESRQWASFFIEDDYYNNIHFYPMDHRESRHLEWTDTSWVVPKGYFEKLRERLPLTLSNLMNTYSLNSFANAFTSYVNEKLRGEHKVGDNWGVSPAGGLMAPSQSVDSIKIHGIIKYVPDSLLMEIMLTNVFFDALKKQNIAPYEKYYYIAEDFIKQPYLREPLYQLYLETKNRIEKPEFYSEAIFRDVASSGSKEVFDEILTANKGKIIYIDLWATWCVPCLAEFPNSRIVENELKDSVSFVYICIDSEKDRYLSTVSKYQLGGQHYFLSNQQSQELRQMLGINGIPYYILIDQKGVVKEQGNHLRPPSIKEKIKKL
- a CDS encoding ABC transporter permease, with protein sequence MIKNYFKIAWRNLVRAKGYAFINIFGLAFGMVGTMLILLWVQHELSFDKFYSKSERLYEAYLQLPFDGEIRSMNATTQPLAPALVDEISSVERATRFRAAGEFLWKVGDKSFRQKEVYVDPEFLSMFDVKLLQGDESTALADPRGVVISERFAEKLFGHQPAINKQVSLNDTLQVTIRGVYENMPANSRFRSVDALFSWSFYVANYGYDENWTNLWLQTFVEAKAGVSEQQLNHQIKDVVQRRIEGYNGIIFLHPAAKWHLWSRFENGVNTGGRIETVRMFSLIACFILLIACINFMNLSTARSEQRAKEVGIRKVSGAKKGILIGQFIGESILLACLSALIAMIIILGVLPTFSNLIGGPLHIPIKSSWFWVASIGFVLLTGLLAGSYPALFLSSFSPAKVLKGSFKVSSSAFSARKILVVLQFTFAITLIACTFIVRKQIQYTQNRDAGYQKDQLIYHDIEGDIGKNYELIRRELIDKGIALSMSKTFSPLSESWSTTWGVDWKGKAPGATINFNRYSVDANFAQTAGVRIVMGRDIDFRKFPTDSTAMLLNEAAVKAMGFTDPIGQLISDSGTQYHVIGVVEDFIIESPYNPVTPMIIEGPKQEAMVVHIRLNPQNRMTENLNAAEQIFNTYNPAYPFDYKFVAEEYASKFENEQRTAKLTGFFSGLTIVISCLGLFGLAAYTAEQRRKEIGVRKVLGASVEGVVRLLSGEFIRLVGIAFLIAAPIAWYIMYQWLQGFNYSISVPWQVFIVTGLLAGVIAILTVSFQAIKAAIANPVKSLRNE